AGATCGACATTCTTCAGGTTATGTTCCCGTGCGCCACGGATTTCGATGGTTTTCAACTCGGGCATTTGGACCTCCGCTAGCCTTGGTCCCATAGATAGGCGCAACTTCGGAAACTGCCAATGGCAATTCGTGAACAAAATACGAACAATCACCTGCCCTCCTGTGCAATTTCGGGAAGATAGGACACATCGCCTGCGAATTGGGCGGCCCTACAGGAAAGACGCTGCGCGACGCGATCAATTTTCCACCTATGCCTGATCCTGCCCCTTGCAAGGCCCAGCGGCTTGGCGGCATCACTGGCATCACTGTGCCCCACCGGAACGCGTGCGGGCCTCACCCAAGGAGCATGACATGTTCGGTTTTCTGCGTCGCCGCGGCAGCGCTATCCCCAAAATCGAGGCCCGCGACGCAATAGAGCGGGTCCGCGCCGGAACGCTGGTTCTGATTGATGTGCGCGAGGATGGCGAGGTGCGTCAGACCGGTCGCGCCAAGGGAGCCCTGCATATCCCTGTCGGATCGCTGCTGAAAAAGGCCCATCCCGATAGCGCCGAGTGTCTGC
The sequence above is drawn from the Thioclava sp. GXIMD4216 genome and encodes:
- a CDS encoding rhodanese-like domain-containing protein encodes the protein MFGFLRRRGSAIPKIEARDAIERVRAGTLVLIDVREDGEVRQTGRAKGALHIPVGSLLKKAHPDSAECLPQLATCPPVALYCVSGSRSENAAKMLQQMGYQEVFNMVSLRYWQAAGGEIEV